GGTAGCTGTAATTTCGGCAGTCTTACCTTTGACCCACCACCACTTCCATGTCCTGGCTCATCGACTTGTTGGTCTTGCTGTGAGGAATTTGCTTGCTTCGGCGGCGTGACAACATTTTCAGCCTCTACGCGCGTGGCGTCCTCGAGTGTTGTCAAACAAATATCAATTTCATCCATAAATTCGGAAGAATCTGCAATCTCTTCTTCTATGTGCTCATGTTCGACTTGACCCAGAATCGTTTCGTTGAGTGTCGCGATTAGTTCCATCCATCTTTTTTTCTAAAGTAGACTTGTAATGTTTGGCTCGACTTCTGTGTTCGGGGTTTTTTTGATCGTAAGTTCCCGCCAACTCGTTTGCATCGTTTATTACTCTTCTTAAGTGTGCTTTGTGTCCACTACGAATGCTTTTGGATTTAACAAGGCTCAGCGACATAATGACGACTCTTCCCAATTATTCTCTTTGCACAAATCCAGTATTCTCGGAAGGAAACCAACGCTGTAATAGCTAGGAATACCAGAATGTTATGACTCGACAGTACTTGTTCTTCGGTCTCCAATCGTTCCTCTTACGAAGTTTCGCTTGCCATCCGGCTCTGAAGGACCATGTCAAAACTTTAATTCGATATTCTTTGCAGGCTAAGTGCCCTATGCGAAAACAACGTACAATTCTTGAACGCGACTCTAGAACACAACGAAAGTAGGCCAAACCGCCTTAAGCACATTTCACTATTTACGTGGGGGACCCGTACCGCAAAGAAATATGGGAAATCTCTGACAAACTTGAATGTAACTCAATATTCTTCGATTCACATTATTTGTTGTAATCCATGTATCAAGGgacgggtgagtggagcttagGAATTGAGTGCAAATCAGGGAGTTTTGTTACGATCGTCGTGGCGACCTGCAAAAACGCTCTGTAAAGAGCGTAACTTGATAGGGCACAAAGACTCATGTCAGACCAATGGCATATTTTAACCAGGACTTTTCCAAGCTTCCCTGGTGATCTCATACACGACGTATTTAACGTGGTCTGCCCTGTCTCATGAGCCAGATGACTTGTGTAATCCACCAGGTTACTTTATATCAGGTTATGATCACTGGATTGAGTCTGCAGGGAATTGTCAGCGGAGTTTTTCTATTTCTCATGCTTATCTACGCCAGTTTCAGCACAGCCATTAGCGCTTCAAAGCTAAGTAAGTTTACATGTCCAATGAAAAGTATTCTTTCAAAAAGACCATTTTATACCTTTCGAGGCAACTCTTATTTGTCAAGCAACAGTTTCTCACGAGTTGTGTTACGCGTACGCCCAAAGTATGGTTACGAGTGCTTGTAATCTCCTCACTGTTAACAACAGCTTTCTTAAGGCATGCACCAGCATGTAGTCTGGTTTGTATGGGTAATCGCAaggggccgagtaaaattaaggattaatatcacttgtgttttcagaagttgcttaagaggcagtgtccctaagaacggtccgatcgatttcgcgtcaaaaattcatttttctttaaactctgccgatggaaagggtttggtacccaaatattaaaactggatttcttttttgaaaaatatttgtttttgcttcactatgggagcaaactcattttagccgatttgagccttttggtggttgattttaagaccaaaatttgtcgatgttaatggtgttgctacatgaaaactaaaaaagccattgaattgattttaatgcctaaggttttctatacctaTAAAGAgttaaaaagcaaaatatcaatccttttcggttttttgtcgaagtactggaagctcgaaaacaaactatactatttggcttacgcgaggaccgtcggctcatggtcgaattcgagagcttggttcttatttgtgggccaaaattctAAAGTAAAATTAACGcaaaatgagaggtctaggttgattctaaaaggttctcggttcaaaccttcgggtatttccccaagcgccaatcagcggtagtctgaatttgccttttacataaataacactctctaattttagctccgtttccgttctattttcagtcgtttttcaaaacagtccactctttcggagtaaaacagcgtcgttattgctgagaaataaaagcagaagttattggttgcctttcagggagttaagtttacaactaagagtaaatattggaagaattttcttttccttcatttacccggtattttttaaagcggCCGTAACTAGTGACGAATAAGTCAGGCGcgtaatatatatttttctttttttcaaataagttaTTCCGATTGTTCCGAgcagtaaaattttgtttgattttttctgttttatgtatataattatatagatactgatgaaataccaggatttctccttttactaaaaaatcatatcttcacctcgcgcagtgaagatactatttttatctttcacgtgtgaggatattggtgtggccatggttACCAATATTACCCAATTACAATAGAGCTTCTCGCTTAGGCGCGCGGTCGggtgatttgaaatttcattcacaaaaagGCCTCGAGGTGCGAAGACGGTACAGTTGTAggatttttctcttctttattagagttttaaatttttctaacagaaaatgtaaatattattttctttatttctcctttataactttatatccgagtttcataacatttctgtgacaggcattttgcaatagatgaccaTTTTTTGCTGTctcgaaaatgaataaaaaaagttgtgcGGAAATTtaatcagtatctatataataaacagaacattacatggccgcttggggtaacgaattttatcttctcgtgctgaaagtatctctcactcgtTCACTCGAAGATCAAATTCGTATCCTTGCGTAGCTATGTAATATcctctttttatatatattatacaactatccgccgaaggggaggtgaatagtggtggatatatatccaacgctcttcaccgaccctgaggggatagttattttagtatttaccaaatcagatagataaaaaaaaaacgcttcttcaatttcttcttctaaaactttcgcaaaacgacgcgccagtTTTCTcgccgttcgcaaaacagtgaatatccaaggatactccgagttacgggagccaatcaaaacgcgcgaaaatatCTATCCGCTGATTTGGtaatactaaatatatttagtatttaccaaatcagtcgatagcaattttcgcgaaAACTTTaggaagaagaaattaaaacagcattcttttatccatctgatttggcaaatactaaaacaactatccccctcagggtcggtgaagagcggtggatatatacctccctcgacgcttcgcgtctcggtatatatccaccactattcacatCCCATTCGGAGGATagtttaataatatatatatatatatatatatatatatatatatacatatgtatacgtatatattatatatatatgtatatatatataataaaacaacaaaaaaatattacgcgcctgaattattcgtcaccagttacggtcgctttaaaaaataccgggtaaatgaaggaaaagaaaattcttccaatatttactcttagttgtaaacttaactccctaaaaggcaaccaataacttctgcttttatttctcagcgataacgacgctgttttactccgaaagagtggactgttttgaaaaacgactgaaaatggaacggaaagggagctaaaattagagagtgttatttatgtaaaagccaaattcagactaccgctgattggcgcttggggaaatacccgaaggtttgaaccgagaaccttttagaatcaacctagacctctcatttggcaataattttacttcagaattttggcccacaaataagaaccaagctctcgaattcgaccatgagccgacggtcctcgcgtaagccaaatagtatagtttgttttcgagcttccattacttcgacaaaaaactgaaaaggattgatattttgcttttcaactctttagaggtatagaaaaccttaggcatgaaaatcaattcaatggcttttttagttttcatgtagcaacaccattaacatcgacaaattttggtcttaaaatcaaccaccaaaaggctcaaatcggctaaaatgagtttgctcccatagtgaagcaaaaacaaatatttttcaaaaaagaaatccagttttaatatttgggtaccaaaccctttccatcggcagagtttaaagaaaaatgaatttttgacgcgaaatcgatcggaccgttcttagggacactgcctcttaaattgcccgagtcgcgcgacgagggcaatttcagcaacttctgaaaacacaagtgatattaatccttaattttacgaggatccattgccattacttgttaataacatacaggacaaaattactgaatttctgaatgcttgaCTGAAAGTGCGACAATCATtgatcgaggacatcgttctcgtactcttctaaatttgcttgcaagtttctttcattcgcccactttttgaaaacgttctttcaccactccatgttgttcttcgtgttttcattttcgctcttgtcctttaattcttcgatatatttctcgttaactatctcgaaacgagacgccattgtagcgggaaaacaacttctcgattgaatgaactgttgctaggcgacctgaggaccaatcgtgagcgagtaattttgccctcttcacgaagaaaaaattaagaaaaatgccCCCTTCATGGACCAATCaccattcagtaattttgctcgGTATGTTATTAACGAAGAAAATTTCTTGTTCTCGTCAAGATGGATATCGCCAAACACGAAAAACAGTAACATTGTGCTATGTTTTCGATCAAATTTGTAGCATATCCTCTGCCTTTAAGAGTCTGACAAATCTATTATTCATATAATCTTTAGATAGATGGCGCATCCACGTTTCAGATGAACTCAAAACAAATATGTCACTCAAAAGTAGCGATGCGGAGTGCAGGGAGAAAACAGTTGAAGAGATAGCATACAGCTATTCCTTGTTCACTTCCATTATTTTTCTTGCAACTTTGTACATCATGATGACGTTGACAAACTTGTACAGCCCCACCCAAGCCACTGACATTTCGCGGCTCGCGCGGTCTTGGCCAGCGGTTTGGATCAAAATGGGTTCCAGTAGCGCTTGTTTGTGCCTCTATATTTGGAAGCTACTCGTTCCAGTGTTTCGATCGATGTTCGATGGTGACACTGAAAGCGCTGCAATTCAGTCGCATGGGGTCAGAGGACAAACAAACTATGAGCAAAGTTCGAAGGAAACCCCAAATAACGTTCATGACGTAAAACCAGAAAGAGCAGTCAGTAATCAAgccttgaagaaaaaaagacaaactttGCACGGAAATCTCGAAACGCAGTATGATGAAATGCTTACAAAACAAcacattgaaaaggaaaaacaggcTACAAGTATTGCAAATAACCCACTGCCTGAAGCAGACAAAGAGGTGTTAAGACTACAAGGCAAGGTTTTGAGACTTGAAGAGAAAATAGCCAAGTTGCAACACAAAGTAGCCGAGTTACAAGGACTCAACATATGATTACCAGTGTACGTGTTTTCGGTTTATGATGAAGATGGACTGAGATATGAAAATAATACATTAAAGCTTCGAAAATCATTCACCTTAGGATCTCACTTTCACAAATGAAGGGATgaacagtgaaaaacaaaagggaccttttccaaaaaatggaaaatataaGTATAGTACCAATCGGTAATTCTTTTCAGAAAAACACCCAGTCCGAGAACATATAATGTTCGAAAACGCAAAAAAAGAAGCTTTATTATtagagttttttctttctttacaaaAATCTGCACAGATAAACCACAAATGAGAATATTTCAATCTTGGtgttaaataaaaaacaaaaatagactcatttccagttttgtttcttgttggaagagtagtgtttcttcttcttccgtGATCCCGGCGCTGGTTTCGATTGACAGTCAAAAGCTTGTGCACGTTCTTTTTCCACAAGCTTCCTTTGAAATTCCTCTTCTTTCTTGTTGGAAGAGtagtgttttttcttcttccttgaAGTTCCTGATCCCTGCGCTGGTTTCAATTGAGAGCCAGAAGCTTGTGCGCGTTCTTCTTCCACAAGCTtcctttgaagttcttcttcttccttgttgGAAGAGttgtgtttcttcttcttccttgcagTTCCTGATCCCTGCGCTGGTTTCGATTGAGAACCAGAAGCTTGTGCACGTTCTTCTGCAACAAGCTtcctttgaagttcttcttcttccttcgtTTTCCTTGGATGTCCTGATCCCTGCGCTGGTTGCGATTGACATGATTGAGAGCCAGAAACTTGTGCACGTTCTTCTTCCACAAGCTtcctttgaagttcttcttcttgctTAGCCTCTTCTAATTCCCGTTCAAGTTGGCGAGCGTCACGTCTCCGTCTAGCGTATgataaaatgaggaaaaacaaatgaTGTTGACTGGAAAGATGACGAACCGATTGTAGGTGCGGGGGGCGCCATTAAAAAAAGACGTTAACGGAATTTGCCTAATGACGGAGTTGAAACTCaagccttttcttttcttcactcTAACAGTGCTTCAAACACATGGCAATAGCTCGGCTACGGACGAAGCCGCTTAAAATGGAGTGTGCAAAAGCTATAATGATTGCTATAGaatgttttcaatcacgtgattaTTGAACATgttttccaaacaaaacaaaagaaaacgttagaatagagttcaatttcCGGGAGGATTAGTCAGGgacatcaacatggccgccgtgacagTGAAAAAATTCTATAGCTTTTATTATATGATGCCTGATAGTTATTGTAACTTGAAATTCTCATTCAAACTCAGATGTCAATCAAAAAACCATGGCGGGGAGTTTTCTTGCGTTTGGCGCTAATTACATGTCATACAACTAAAGTGTTTCGCACTAAAAGTACATCGACTACCTCATGATTTCCTTGATATATGCAGTGGTGACATATAAGGCCATGAAGCAGTAATCAGTAATCCAAAATGCGATCATCACGTCAAAAGTGTTCTGCCAAGTCCAGCTAATTAATATGGTCTCGAAACTTGCCCAGTAATCTTAAAAACAACACCAATATCAGATTGTTAATGGTTTAGCAATATGCGTTGAtagcgtttgaatgaaatgaagcTTCCTCAGTTAaattagactgcgagcagtctctcTCCTACTCTAAAATCATTGAAACGAACTCTCAAAATGGCGAACATTCAGTATTGAAACTGCAGGTCACAAATACGGCGGGCGTCAAATGGTATTTGTGACCCGCTGCGTGttcgtcattttgaaagttcgttTCAACGATTTTAGAGCAAGAGAGAGACTGCTCTCAGTCTACAGTAAAATTTAAAGATAACAAAACTTTTGACTGTCTGACTCCTCAGTATTAATATAAGATTTGTACTTTTTATGAATTAAGTTGTATTTATTGtggcaaaaaagcaaaattcagCGGATCTGGAAATCTCGTTTTTGCGCCAGCCCAGCAAAAGCAGAGGAAGAAAAGGTAAGAGCTTGTGAGAGGAACGGTTCTTTAGTTGTACAGAAGAATCCTGGTTTGATGAAAGTTCGCTAAAGAAAAGACTCCTAACAGACTCACAGAAGTAGCTAACTGCACAACTGGTCCAGCGATGCTCATCCTTCATTAATCATTGACTTTTACTTACAAGAAGTGAAATTGCATGCTTTCAGAAGAATTTCATTTGATGTGATCCAGCGTTTGATATCCACGATCTTATGGTATATGTTCATCTTAAACCCGGGTGCCGATTCAGACGAGCGTTGGGAGGGGTTCAGTGGGCAGAACAGCGATTCCTAGAAGGAGAGAGACAAAGTTCATTTAACATGGTACTGTACTACTATCACATGACATTGGAGGCATTTGGTATCATATCTCACTCAAACTTGCTGGTCCAAGAGGTATTCTACTCACATTGATCGGAACTTTTGCCATGACGTTATCCTGTGGATCAGTTTGGACGGAAACATTGCTTTTGCGCCATTCCACAGCCCAGCAGTTGTTCCACCATTTCGTTATCCGCAAAAGCGAGTCACTAGTCCCTTTGGTATCTTTCAACGCACAGAATTTCGTTTCCTAAGAATGATAATAAATAGTTAAAATAATTAACCGTTAAGAATTTGAGAAACAACGAAAGTCTGTTGTAGAGAGAATCAAGGTTCTTCTATGGATGCAGCTGTAGTTAGTGTAGTACGCTGCAAGTATTCTCAGCTTCAGTTCACTAGTTCAAAGCCCAGAATTCATCCAAGAAATAAGGAGTTTTACCAAAGAATTTCAGTCCGAGGGGACACAACGCTATTTTAGTAACCTTTATACTTTTACCTGTCCCTACTTACATAAACGTTACTGATGCTCCTTTTTGAATTTCGCAATCATTAAAAAGGAAGAGAAGAGTATATAGCCAACTTGTatttaaagataaataaataattaaagttGGAAATAAAGTTGAAATAGGTTGGATAAAGTTGAGCTGAAACAcctttgtgtaaaaaaaaagttaggtCTTACACACGGCATATTATTGGCTAATCAAACCAGGAATGAACTGGTATCCCACTTTAAGGAAGAAGCAATTTCTTCACCCTCCAATACTAAAACCGGAATGGTCCCCGCTAATCATCGCAGAGTGAACTCTTGTTGGTTGAGTGTTAAAGGATACCTAGGTAAGAGCAAAGCAAATACAGACAACAGTAATGAAATTCACTCACCGGTCCAGTTTTGTTTGAGCCGGCCATGAAAATCTCCATTGCAATGATAAGACTTTCAGTCCGAAGGGACACATCGCTTGATCTCCGCCAGTTCAAATACTCGTTGCAGTGGTCCAATAGCTTTGCAAAGTTCCACGACGAGTCATCTGCATGTTTGGTTACTTTCTTTCGGCAGAATTCTTCACTCTTAGGAGGAATAATTTCAAAGTAGTGTAACATTAAAACTCTATTAACGCTCATTTGACGACTCTATTAGAGGTCTCGCAGAAGACCGATATAAAGGTGACTTGTAGTTGTCTGGAGTTGACAAAACTCACGTCAACTTAATGGACGAAGACGTTTTGGCTCCATTCCTTCCACCAGAAGTTCGGCCCATCCCTTACATCATGAATTAAACCATGCTGTCATTTAGAAGCGAACATGTTTGTTTGAAAATACAAAGCGACATTTACAGCCCTTATAAGAGTCAGACTAGAGTGCctattttcaaatcttttctttctttccaatGCTTATGAAAAATACACATTCGATTGACGAAAAACTCAAGACAATTTGCACACAAATATAAAAAGAGAACTATCAACACTCACCGGATCCCGTTTGTTTGAACGCACTTGACACATCACAGACTTGTTAACGGCAATTTCACCTTTTCTGATCTTTATGGCAACGTCTTTAGCAACGGTTCCATCTTTCAATGGGTCTTCGAAAGCTAAGGTGAGGTCTTCGTTGTAGTCAGAGCCATCGCTCTGAATCCAGTACCCGGCATCCAAAAGATCCTTAGAACACATCGCTTCATCTTGGATTAAGCTGTAGTTTAGAATAGTTCGCCCAAAGGACTCCAGCGATTCGTTCAAAAGAGGATTTGCAGGAATCACAGGCATGTGATCACCATTACCAATACGATTCTCACCGATCCCTGAAGATGCATTATGACACCGAACAGTGTCATCATAGAGGTCGTCGTTATGGTTGATTAAAGGTAGAGCCGACAACATTTGTGAGTTCCAACCGTCATAGCAATCGACAGGCAAAATCTCTGTACGCAGTGCAGGCCACTCTTTGAATTGTCTAAGGAAAAACACCATTGATTGGTGGCCTTTGATTGATTCATTACCGGCCTTTTCATCTTTATCTTTATTTCTGATATGGTCTTCACTGGTGATCAACTCTGGAGGCATccagttagcttcgtttccaaTCTAGTTTCCAATGGCGATTAAGTCTAAGGACACATAGTTAACTTCGTTTCCGGTATAGTTTCCATTGGAGATCAAGTCTGAAGATATACAGTTAGCTTTGTTTCCAGTAGAATTTCCATCGGCGATCAAGTCTAAGGATATACGGTTAGCTTTGTTTCCGGTCGGGTTTCCAATGGTGATTAAGTCTAAGGATTGAtagttagcttcgtttccgtTATGGTTTCCATTGGCGATCAAGTCTGAGGATatacagttagcttcgtttccagCAGAATTTCCATTGCTGATCAAGTCTAAGGATatacagttagcttcgtttccagTATGGGTTCCATCGGCGATCAAGTCTAGGGATACAtagttagcttcgtttccggtaTAGTTTCCACTGGTTATCAAGTCTTGGGATATACAGTCAGCTTCGTTTCCGGTATGGTTTACAGGGAGGACATTTTTATTAGGGGATTTCCGGACAAAGCCAGATGAATATTCACCTTCTTTTGAGGCTAAGTCCATCTCCAGACTGATCAAGCTACGATTtgcaaactaaaaaaaagggaaaacgcgtatttaatttaatttaaattaagcCATTAGATGATTGATTCATTGATTGCGAGTGACGGAGAATCTATAGAACACATGCACGAAAGGCACGCGAAAGTTTTTCCCGACCTTACCGTTCCTGGGTAATTCAACCATCAATTAAATGGAACGTTCACTTGCAAGCTGAAGATCGGTTCGACTGTCAACATTAATCATGGTGTACAACGGTTTCAATCAATCATTCTGCAGGAGCAATAAACTAATCTACAGTTTACAGCCTTAGTACACACTAACAAAGCATCATTGCTTTCTGTCTCCCTTTCAACTTCCCAGTCAGTTACCGGTATTCAAGTGAATTCAAAGGGAAATGGCCTGACATCAAGCGTCttacaaacattaaaaaaacgGTTTGCAAATCGTCCACACTGAATTCACCTGTCAGCACTTTCTTCTTGCACTTATCCCTTATAAAGTCCCGCTGCTTTCGATTTATTGTTCACAAATACACTGGGGCCTCCCAAAAACGGTCTCTTTGCCTGAACTACCATAAACTTAACCCTTCATATCACAAACATTTAACACAAACTCCTTCACTTACATCGTTAACTTCGTATTGATCAAATCTTGTTACGGTCCTAAGAGCGAACATGCCCTGGTTGATATCCCTGGGCCATTCGATACCAATGTACAGCCATTTCAAAAAGGATTCTGCAGCCGTCAAAAAACTGGAATACACCTTTTCAAACCAGCTGGAGCATTTTTCAGTAGATTCCGTCAGGACAGATGGTTCTTCTTCCGACGGAGTGTTTGATTTCAATTCCTGAGGATTTGTCATATCGTTCTGGGGAGAGAAAATGTAAAGACGAATCATTCAACCACTTTTGTAATCAAAACTGTTCATTAGGCGACATTCTACAGTTCGAAATCTATAGAGAAATCAATGACCTTCTCTTTACTGTAAGAGACCATGAGGGTATGATATTTCTGTCTAAAAGCAAGACTAATCTTATCGACTATGATTGGATCATTCCAAATCTTTCCTAATCGAAATACttactattttc
The nucleotide sequence above comes from Acropora muricata isolate sample 2 chromosome 12, ASM3666990v1, whole genome shotgun sequence. Encoded proteins:
- the LOC136893910 gene encoding uncharacterized protein, which encodes MDATIEVHLTSIDLLLSVKVDSRNRINSVSTIHTLGKMKINDMTNPQELKSNTPSEEEPSVLTESTEKCSSWFEKVYSSFLTAAESFLKWLYIGIEWPRDINQGMFALRTVTRFDQYEVNDFANRSLISLEMDLASKEGEYSSGFVRKSPNKNVLPVNHTGNEADCISQDLITSGNYTGNEANYVSLDLIADGTHTGNEANCISLDLISNGNSAGNEANCISSDLIANGNHNGNEANYQSLDLITIGNPTGNKANRISLDLIADGNSTGNKANCISSDLISNGNYTGNEVNYVSLDLIAIGN